The DNA window CGGTGGCAGGACTATAGTCCGACCGGCATGGGACTTCAGTGCCACGACCGTTCAAAAGCATCAATTTGTGTTTGATATCAGATGGTTATGGTGCCGACTGATCGCCCGCTCGCGTATTGAGACCGCATTTGTCTAAAGTTTACTCTGTACAATTAGCGATTCCTCATAGGACGGTCGCCTAGCGGTCGGGCCAAGGGCGGCGATTCCCGAGGAGATTACCATGACAAACCGAAAAACTCTGTTTGCGGCGCTTGCCGCATTGGCGCTTCTGGCGTCTCCGGCGCTCGCCGGAGCCGGCGGCAACGGGCACGGCGGTGGCAATGGCGGCGGCCATGGTAATGGCGGTGGCAATGCTGGCGGGAACGGCGGCAATGGCAATGGCAAGAGCGGCGCTTCGCACGGCAAGTCGTCGTCGGCCCCTGGGCAGGTGGCAAAGACCAAAACGGACGACACCACGGTCGACAAGACCACAAAGGTCTCGGCTCTGCCCAAGGAGAAGAACATCCACGCCAAGCTTGGCCGGCTGAACTCGCTGCAGCGCAACATCAACGCCTATATGAACTCGAAGAGCAAGAAGTTCGCTGCCATTCAGGCCTTCGTGACGCAGTCCGCCAAAGCCAAGGTCGCCCAGGCCACAGCGGACGCCGCCCAGGCCGAACTGGACGCCCTGACGTCGCTGACAGCCGACGAGATTGCCGCCATGTCGCCCGAAGATCAGGCGGCCCTGCCTGGGAAGATAGCGGCCCTGCAGGTTGAGGTCGCTGCCGACAAAGCGGCGGCTGCCGCGGCCGCGGTCGGCACCGATGATACATCGCTCAACGCGGCGCTGACGGAGATGGCCAACAAGCCCGTCGATGACGAGGTCACGACCTGGGCCCAGGGCGTCCTTGCCGACAAGATCGACCAGACGGCCGCCACGATGCAGACGGAAACGACGCCGTAACGACCTGCCGCCGAAACGGCAGTGGCCAGTCAAAGAAGATGCCGCCGGGTCTCGCCCGGCGGCATTGCTTTTTCCCGGCCATGATCGGGCTGGCTATCCCGGGACAGCGAACTATCCTGAGATGGCGAGGTTCGAACACTCATACATGCTTGCGGCCGCCGGTCTCGCGGAACCAGCTGTCGGGGTAGGGATACCACCAGTCCTGGATTGCCGGTTTGTGGTCGATGATCACCATCTTCGAGCGGCGGAAGGCGTCGAGCCCCTGACGGCCGAGTTCGCGGCCGAGGCCTGAGGCCTTCCAGCCGCCGAAGGGCAGGGCGTCATTGTCGATCAACGGGTTGTTGACCCAGACCATACCAGCTTCGAGCCGCTCGGCTGCCTCGTGCGCCTCGGCAAGATCTGATGTGAACACCGAGGCGCCGAGCCCGAACGGGCTGTCATTGGCAAGCCGGATCGCCTCGTCGAAATCCCTGACCCGGCAGATGGCGGCGACGGGGCCAAAGCACTCCTCGCGCACGATGGCCATGTCTGGGGTGACGCCGGTCAGGATGGTCGGTTCGTAGAACCAGCCGGTGTTGTGCGCCGGCGGGATGCGCCCTCCGGTGACCGCCTTGGCGCCGTGCGCGATTGCATCGTCGACGAGGCGCATGACCTTGGCCCGTGCCGCTTCGCTGACCAGCGGACCGATCTCGGTCTTGTCCATGCCGTTGCCGACGCGCAACGCCCGTGTCCTTTCGGCGAACAGTTCGACAAAGCGGTCGTGGACGGCATCGACGACGAAGAAGCGCTCGGCCGAGGTGCAGACCTGGCCGGTGAGGTGGAAGGCGGCGGTGACGCTGCCGGCGGCCGCGACCTCAAGCGGGGCGTGCTCACTGATGATCAGCGGATCGCTGCCGCCGGCTTCGATGACGCAAGGCTTCATGCGCTCGGCACAAGCGACCGCGACCGCCTTGCCGGCGGCGACCGAGCCGGTGAAGGCGACGGCGTGGGTGCGATCGGAGGCGATCAGGGCCTGCGCGGTGGTGGCACCGCCGGGCAGGCAGGAGACCAGGCCTTCCGGCAGCGAGCGGAACACGGTCATGTAGTCCAGCGTGGACAGCGTCGTCGCCTCGGCCGGCTTGATGATGCAGGCATTGCCGGCGGCAAGTGACGCGGCGACCGTCCAGCACATCAGCAGGATCGGGAAGTTGTAGGGCATGATGTGGACCGATACGCCATAGGGCTCGTAGCGCGCATATTGGAACGAACCGGCCTGTGTCGTGCCGGCGATCTTGCCGGCATCGTCGCGCGCCATCTCGGCATAGTAGCGGAAGATCGGCGCGCAGTTGGCGATCTCACCGATCGCCTCGGGGTAGGGCTTGCCCATCTCACGCACCATCAGCTCGGCGCAGCGGGTGAAGTCGGCCGCCTCGATAGCGTTGGCGACGGCGTGCAGATGCTTTGCCCGGCTCTTGGCGTCGAGTTTCTTCCAGGCCGTCTGCGCCTTGGTCGCGGCGGTGAGCGCGGCGTCGATCTCGCCGTCGGTGGCTGCCGATATGGTGCCTACGGTTTCGAGCGTCGCCGGATCGATCACCGGCTTGTTTGTGCCAGTCATCGGCCGGTAATCGGGGTTGACGAAGAATGCCGGCCGGTCAGCTGAGAAATCCATGGGTATCCTCTCAGATCCGCTCAGCGGATCATGTAGACCTTCTTGATGGTCTCATGGACGGTGCAGACGCCTTTCCAGTCCTGCGGAAAGAAGGCTGCCGTATCCGGCTCGATCTCGATCACCTCGCCGGATTCATGCACATAGGTGCAGCGGCCTTCGAGGAAGTGGCAGAATTCGTCGCGGGTGACATGGCAGTGCCATTTGCCTGGGGTGCAGACCCAAAGCCCGCATTCGGAGCGGCCTTCCGGCCCCTTGTGAAGCAGCTTGCCCGAGGTGTGGGACAGGCCCTCGATCATGGTCGGGATGACGCCCCAGTCGACGAGGTCGGTGATGGCGAGCGGGGATTTCATGATGGGTGTGGTCATATCGATTTCCTTGAAATGGGGCTCAGCGGCACATGAAGGCCTTGGTCAGCGTTTGCGTGATGATGGAGATGCCGGTCCAGCCGGCGGGGAAGAACACGAGCGTGCCGGCCTCGACCGGAATCTGCTCGCCGTTGTCATGGACATAGCTGCCGCGACCCGACAGGAAGTGGCAGAACTCGTCGGCGGCAAAGGTGACCTTGCGCGTGCCCGGCGTGCACGACCACAGGCCGCATTCACTCGATCCGTCCGGGTTCTGGGACAGGATCTTGCCCGAGGCGCGGGGCGAGCCGGCGAGCGTGTTGCTGCCCGCGCCCCAGTCCTCCAGTTCCACGCTCGAGGCCTTTGGCCAGTGCGGTGTCGGCATGTGTTGCTCCTATGGCGTCAGGCCAGCATGTAGACGTTGCGCATGGTCTCATGCACGGTGCATTCGCCTGTCCAGCCTGCGGGAAACATGACCACGGTCCCGGCTGAGACTTCTATCACTTCGCCGACATCCGACCGGTAGGTCGCGCGGCCGGCGACGAAATGGCACAATTCATCGCGCGGGATCGAGAGCCGCCAGCGGCCTGGCGTACAGACCCAGATGCCGGCTTCGGGCTGGTTGTTCGGGCCCTTGTGCACGAGTTTGCCGGTCGAGTGGGAGGCGCCTTCCAATGCGTCGGGTTGGGCGCCCCAGTCGACGAGGTCGGCGCGGGTGGACGCTTGGTGGAGGTGGGGAGCGGAGGAGATCATGCGGAGGTTCCCCCTCGCGTGTTGAGGCTGCGCTCTACGAGGCCCCCCTCTGTCCTGCCGCGTCCAGCCCTTCGCTGTCGCTCTGGGCGTTCGCCGTTCGGAAAGCCAAGCAATTGGCTTTCCGTCCGCTGCGCGGACCACGCCTCACCCCCTCAAGGGGGAGATTGGCAGCTCCAAAGACGGTGCATCCCTTGTGAGCTTTGCGATTGGCGAAAGCGGTAGTGACAGCCGATCTCCCCCTTGAGGGGGAGATGGTCGGCAGGCGAGAGGGGGGTGCCTTGGCTCGGCATTTCAATCAACTCAATCACAGAAGCGCCTCCAACAACCCAGCGGCTTTCTCCGGGCCGTTCTGCGCGCGCATCTGTGCCGAGGTCTTCGCCAGCTTGGCCTTCATCGCCGGGTCGGTCAGGCATGCTTCGATCTTGGCGATCAGCTCGGCATCGGTCCACTCGTAGCGCGGCATGCCGAAACCGTGGCCGGTTTCCTCGACGCGGGTGGCGTTGTCGTGGCCGTCCCAGACATAGGGCATGATGATGGCCGGCTTGCCGAAATAGAGGCACTCGGTGAACGAGTTGTTGCCGCCATGGTGGATCACAGCATCGACCTGCGGGATGACCGAAGGCTGCGGGAACCAGCTCTCGACGATGATGTTGCCGGGCACGTCCGTGTACTGGTCCTTGTAGCCGCCGACATTGACCAGAGCCCGATAGCGCGTCTTGCCCAGTGTCGCGATGATGCGCTTCAACAGGTCGACGTCGCCGGCGCCGAGGCTGCCGAAGGAGACGTAGAGCAGCGGCCCGTCATTGTTTTTCGCGAAGGCCGGCACTGCATAGGGCTTTTCCTGCCGCACGCAGCCTTCGAGATACTGGAATTTTGCCGGGTCGAGCGGATGGCGGCGCTTGAACTTCGCCGCTTCGGGGTAGAGCAGGAGGTTCAGATAGGGTGAGGCCTCGAAGAACTGGCCGATCGGATAGGGCGCCTCGTCATTGGCGGTGAGGAAGGTGTTGAAATCGTCATGGATCGGTTTGATCACGGCGTTGAAATGGTCGCGGTAGCGCTGGTGGCCGGCATGGTCGTTCTCGCCGCAGCCCGACAGATGCGGCGGGATGTCCTCGTCCTCGATCTCGTTTTCCGAGCAGGAGATGACGCGCACCCATGGCTTGCCGAACTGCTTGATCGCCGGGAACAGGATGACGTTGTCGACGCAGATCACGTCAGGCTTGATGGCTGAGAGAACGCGCGGCAGGTCCTTCTGCGCCCATTTGGCGCTGTCGACGATCGCCGTCCAGCAATCCTTCACGTAATTGTCGACCTGGTCATAGGGCGATTTGCGGAAGTTGGGGATGTGGCCGTTGATGAAATCCTCCCAGAATTTCGCCATCTGTTCGGGCGGCATCGGCTCGGACAGGTTCACCGGATGCGCCTCGAAGCCGTAGCCCTTATAGACATCGACGAAGCCGGGGTCGGACAGGAACACCGCTCTGTGGCCGCGCGCCTCGACCGCCTGGGCGATGCCGACGGAATTAAGCGCCGGGCCGTAGGCCGCTTCTGGAAAAAACGCGATCGTCTTCTGCGCCATCAAGCTTCTCCTGTCATTCTGCGAAAATTCTGACATCGGCGGCATCCCAGCCGAGTTCGACCTGGTCGCCCGACGAAACCGGCCTGCGGTCGGCGGCATCAGCGGTGACGCGCACCAGGAACGGTTTTGGCGACAGGGGCGTGCGGACATGCAGCTGCAGGTCAAGCCCCTGATAGGCCAGCGCCTCGACCGTGCCGGTGGTGCGGTTGGCGGTTTCCGCCGATGGGAACAGCCGGATGCGCTCGGGCCGTACCGACGCGACAGCGGACGCCTCGGGTGAAAGCGTTGCGGGAACCTTGCCGGATATCCGAGCGCCATCTGCGGCTACAACGCCATCGGCGGCGGCTTTGCCCGGCACAAAATTCATCACACCGATGAAGTCGGCGACGAAACGGTCGGCGGGATGTTCATAGATCGCGTGCGGCGTGTCGCATTGCAGCAGCTTGCCGTCCTTCAGCACCGCCATGCGGTCGGCCATCACGAGCGATTCTTCCTGGTCATGGGTGACGATGACGAAGGTGATGCCGACCTCATGCTGCAGGCGCTTCAGCTCCAGCTGCATGGCGCCGCGCAGTTTCTTGTCGAGCGCGCCGAGTGGCTCGTCGAGCAGCAGCAGCCGGGGTCGCTTGACCAGGGCACGGGCGAGCGCGACGCGTTGCTTCTGGCCGCCTGACAATTGCTCCGGCTTGCGGTCGGCGAAGGGGACGAGTTCGGTCGTCGCCAGGATGGCGTCGACGCGGGAGCGGATTTCAGCCGCCGGCAAACGCTCCATCTCAAGGCCGTAGGACACGTTGGCCCTGACGCTCATATGCGGAAACAGCGCGTAGGACTGGAACATCAGATTGACCGGCCGCTTGTTGGGCGGGGTTTTCGCGATGTCGCTTCCGTCGAGCAGAATGCGCCCGTCATTGGGCGTCTCGAAGCCGGCCAGCATGCGCAGCAGCGTGGTCTTGCCGCAGCCGGACGGTCCGAGCAAAGCGAAGAACTCGTTCTCCCTTATGTCGAGCGAGATGCCGTCGACGGCCGTCACCCGGCCGAAATTCTTCGACACCTTGTCGATGGCCAGCAGCGTGCGCGGTTCGCTCATTGGCCTATGACCCCACGGTTGAGCCGCTGCGACAGGGTCAGCGCGGTGATCGAGACCGCCATGACGATGGTCGCCAGCGCATTGATCTCCGGCGTGATGCCGAAGCGGATCATCGCGTAGATCTGCATCGGCAGCGTCGTCGAGGCGCGGCCGGCGCCGGCGGTGAAGAAGGCAATGATGAACTCGTCGACCGAGAGCGTGAAGGCGAGCAGCGCACCGGCGATCACCGCCGGCGCGATGACCGGCAATGTCACCCGCCGGAAGGTGGTGAGCGCGGAGGCGCCAAGATCGGCGGAGGCCTCGACGATAGACCAGTCGAAGCTCTTCAGCCTTGCGCGCACCACCGAGCAGACGAAGGCGAGGTTGAAGACGACATGGGCGAGGATGATGGTGTGCAGGCCCATGGTCAGGTTGAGCATGGAGAAGAACGAGAGCAGCGCGATCGCCAGCACGATGTCGGGGATGATCATCGGTGCGAAGATCAGCGCTTCGAGGCCCTTGCCGTATTGCCGGCGTATCTCGATGCCGATCGCCAGCAGCGTGCCGAGCAGCGTGGCGATCGCGGTCGAGACCAGCGCCACGATCAGCGTGTTGAGCGCGGCGGAGAGGATGGCGGAATTGCCGGCCAGCGAGACATACCATTTCAGCGAAAAGCCCGACCATGCCGTCGGCAGCCCGCCTTCGTTGAAGGACAGCGCCACCAGCACGGCGATCGGGATGTAGAGGAAGGCGAAGACGAGACTGAGCACGATCCAAAGCGCTCGCCGCGTCGCGGGAGAGCGCTCAGCCATCGGTGTCTCCGCCGGCTTGCGCGGTGTGGCCCGAGGCGCGATTGGCGGCGAGCGCCTGCGCCGTCAGCACCAGAAGCATGATGGCAATCAGCGCCATGGCAAGCGCTGCTCCGAACGGCCAGTCATTGGCGGTCAGGAACTGGTCGTAGACGAGATTGCCGATCATCTGGAAGCGGCCGCCGCCGAGCAGTGCCGGGGTGACGAAATTGCCGATCGACAGCACGAAGACAAACACCGCGCCGGCGGCAATGCCGGGCACTGTCAGCGGCAGGATGACACGGCGGAATGTGGTGATCGCGGAAGCGCCGAGGTCACGCGACGCCTCGGCCAGTTCCGGGTTGAGGCGCGACAGCGGCGCGTAGCAGGCGAGGATGACGAAGGGCAAATAGTTGTAGACCAGACCGGCGATGACCGCACCCTCGGTGTAGAGCATCGACGGCGGCTCGCCGGTGTAGCCGAACCAACGCAGGAGCTGGGTGATCAGGCCTTCGCGGTTGAGCAGCACTATCCAGGCATAGGTGCGGATCAGGTAGTTGGACCAGAACGGCAGTACGGCGAAGAACAGGAAAATTGGCTGCAGCCGGCGCGGTGCCGCCGATATCGCGTAGGCGGCGGCGTAGCCGATCACCACCGCGATCAGGGTCGCGGTGCCGGCGATGCGCGCCGAATTGAGGAAGATGCCGGCGTAGAGCGGGTCGAAGACCAGGCCGAAATTCTCCAGCGTGAAGGTGTATTCGATGCCGCCATAGATGCCGCGCCGGAAGAAGGCGAGCGCCAGCACCAGCGCGCACGGCACCACCATCAAGGCCGCGAGCCAGGCCAGGGCCGGGGCCATCAGGAGGGAGGAACGGGAGGGTCGCATCACGCTGCGTCCCTGCCGATCATCTCAACGGCATCGAAGTGGTGTCCCGGCAGCTGCCCCCTCACCCGGATTGCCAACCGAATTGCGAAGGGCAATTCGGGGCAATCCGACCTCTCCCCAGGGGGAGAGGAGGCCGTTGGCGCTAACGCCTTCCTCTTCTCCCCAACGGGGAGAAGGTGGCCGCGAAGCGGCCGGATGAGGGGGAGCTGTGCCGAAAATTGGCGACAGGCCGCAACCCAGCCAATCTCCCCCTTGAGGGGGGTGAGGCGTGGTCCGCGCAGCGGACGGAAAGCCAATTGCTTGGCTTTCCGAACGGCGAACGCCCAGAGCGACAGCGAAGGGCTGGACGCGGCAGGCCAGAGGGGGGCGACACGGAACGCAAGCTTAATTCCAGGATGCTGTTGGAACCGCCGCCTACTGCGCGGCCTTGATCTCGCTGACGATCTTCGAATAGTCGCGCTGGGCGTCGCCGACGTCGCGCAGCTGCTCGAACTTGACGAGGTCGGAAACCGGCATCGCCATATTGGGGAACTTGGCCAGGAAATCGGCCGGCAGGCTTTCCATCGCCGGCTTGTTCGGCACCTTGTAGTCGATGTTCTGCGCCGCCCAGGCATGGTTCTTGGCGTCGAGCATGAAGTTGATGAACTGGAAGGCGGCGTCCTTGTTGGCGGAGGCCTTCATCACCACCATCGTGTCGACCCAGAGATCCGAACCTTCCTTGGGGATCACGTATTTGATCTCAGGCTTCTCGGCGATGCCGTAATTGCACCAGCCGTCCCATGCCTGCACCATCAGCGCCTCGCCGGACACCAGCTTGGAATAGAAGGTGGTGTCGTCATAGGCGAGCAGGGTTTTCTTGGCCGAGATCAAGAGGTCCTTGACCTCGGCCATCTTGGCCGGGTCGGTTTCGTTGACCGAGTAGCCCTTGTCGAGCTGGCCGGCGGCCAGCAGCCAGCGGTCGGTCGCCAGCATGGTGGTCTTGCCCTTCAATTCGTCGGAAGGAGCGAGCAGATCGCTCCAGCTGGTCGGCGCTGTCTTCACCAGATCCGAGCGGTAGCAGAGGCCGGTGGTTCCCCAGGTGTAGGGGACCGAGAATGCATTGCCGACATCGTGCGGCAGCTTGGTTGCTTCGGGGTAGAGATTGGTGAGGTTCGGGATCTTGGCGTGGTCGATCGGCTCGGTCAGGCCGAGCTTGTTCAGCACTTCGGCGAAGGGCGAGGAGACGAAGACCACGTCATAGCCCTTGCCGCCGGCGGCGATCAGCTTGCCCATGATTTCTTCATTGGTGGCATGCACCACCACTTCGCCCGAAACGCCGGTCGCGGTCTTGAAGGCGGCCATGGCGTCGGGCGCCATGTAGCCGTCCCAGTTGGAAATGACGAGATCAGCAGCCATCGCCGGCGCAGACAGCGCCAAGGCCAGGCCAAGTGCGATCGAAGATGTTTTCAGCGCACGGCGCCGCAGGCTGGTAGCGGTCATGACAGACTCCCATTCCGGTTGATCGTCGAATTTCATTCGCCGGACCAACGCCTGCGACCTTGCCGCTGCCTCGATCCTGTTCCCTCGGTCTTTTTCTCGCCGATTGTCCTGACAGTACTATTGCAGAAAAAAGTACGTCAATCCATAATTTGCTAGGCGATCGAGGAATCTGGCCGATTGCGTCCATGCTGGCGATCGGTCAAACCAACAAAGTCATGTCGTTTTCCACGAGACCAGTCATGCAAGCCGTAGCCAGACGACCTCGCACCAACCATCTCGATCTGGCGCAGCGCATCCTGGATGTGGCGCGGCAGCGCGGTTTTGAGCCCGGCGCGCGCTTGCCGGAGCAGCAGATCGCTTCGCTGTGCAATGTCTCGCGCACGCCGGTGCGGGCGGCGCTCGGCCTGCTCGCGGAGCGGGGAGTCGTACGCTGGGAGGCGGATTCCGGGTATCATTTGGCGATCGACCTCACCGCGCAGGCTTCGGTCGCCACGGAACTGCCCGCTGCCGAGGAGGACGAACTGGCCGGGGCGATCCTGCGCGATCGCTCGGCGCGGCGACTGGACCAGACAGTGACGGTTGCAGGGCTGATGCGGCGCTACAGTGCCGAACGGAAGACGGTACTAAAAGCGTTGAACAAACTGACAGATGAGAATCTGCTGGACCGTGCGCCCGGCCAATCCTGGCTGTTTCGGCGCACGCCCGACGATCCGGAGGCGCAAGGCGACAGCTATGAGTTCCGCTTGCTGCTGGAGCCCGCGGCCATCCTGACACCGGGCTTCCGGCTGGACGGCGCGCGGGCGGCGACGTTGCGCCAGGGCATGGAAGCGCTGGTTGCGCTGCCGGACGCCGCCTTCGACACACGCGAATTCCAGCGGCTGGACATCGATTTTCACGGCATGCTCGCCGAAGGCTGCGCCAACCGCTTCGTGGCCGACGCGCTCGCCGATCACCTCAGGCTGCGCCGGCTGCCGGGCATCTATGCCGGCGTCAACGTCTTCCGGTTGCGGCAATCGCTGCGCGAACACCTTGTTATACTCGACCATCTTGAAAGCCTGCAGTATGAGGTGGCTGCCGATCTGCTTCGCATCCACCT is part of the Mesorhizobium loti genome and encodes:
- a CDS encoding aldehyde dehydrogenase → MDFSADRPAFFVNPDYRPMTGTNKPVIDPATLETVGTISAATDGEIDAALTAATKAQTAWKKLDAKSRAKHLHAVANAIEAADFTRCAELMVREMGKPYPEAIGEIANCAPIFRYYAEMARDDAGKIAGTTQAGSFQYARYEPYGVSVHIMPYNFPILLMCWTVAASLAAGNACIIKPAEATTLSTLDYMTVFRSLPEGLVSCLPGGATTAQALIASDRTHAVAFTGSVAAGKAVAVACAERMKPCVIEAGGSDPLIISEHAPLEVAAAGSVTAAFHLTGQVCTSAERFFVVDAVHDRFVELFAERTRALRVGNGMDKTEIGPLVSEAARAKVMRLVDDAIAHGAKAVTGGRIPPAHNTGWFYEPTILTGVTPDMAIVREECFGPVAAICRVRDFDEAIRLANDSPFGLGASVFTSDLAEAHEAAERLEAGMVWVNNPLIDNDALPFGGWKASGLGRELGRQGLDAFRRSKMVIIDHKPAIQDWWYPYPDSWFRETGGRKHV
- a CDS encoding cupin domain-containing protein, with protein sequence MTTPIMKSPLAITDLVDWGVIPTMIEGLSHTSGKLLHKGPEGRSECGLWVCTPGKWHCHVTRDEFCHFLEGRCTYVHESGEVIEIEPDTAAFFPQDWKGVCTVHETIKKVYMIR
- a CDS encoding cupin domain-containing protein, whose amino-acid sequence is MPTPHWPKASSVELEDWGAGSNTLAGSPRASGKILSQNPDGSSECGLWSCTPGTRKVTFAADEFCHFLSGRGSYVHDNGEQIPVEAGTLVFFPAGWTGISIITQTLTKAFMCR
- a CDS encoding cupin domain-containing protein, with the protein product MISSAPHLHQASTRADLVDWGAQPDALEGASHSTGKLVHKGPNNQPEAGIWVCTPGRWRLSIPRDELCHFVAGRATYRSDVGEVIEVSAGTVVMFPAGWTGECTVHETMRNVYMLA
- a CDS encoding glycosyltransferase; translated protein: MAQKTIAFFPEAAYGPALNSVGIAQAVEARGHRAVFLSDPGFVDVYKGYGFEAHPVNLSEPMPPEQMAKFWEDFINGHIPNFRKSPYDQVDNYVKDCWTAIVDSAKWAQKDLPRVLSAIKPDVICVDNVILFPAIKQFGKPWVRVISCSENEIEDEDIPPHLSGCGENDHAGHQRYRDHFNAVIKPIHDDFNTFLTANDEAPYPIGQFFEASPYLNLLLYPEAAKFKRRHPLDPAKFQYLEGCVRQEKPYAVPAFAKNNDGPLLYVSFGSLGAGDVDLLKRIIATLGKTRYRALVNVGGYKDQYTDVPGNIIVESWFPQPSVIPQVDAVIHHGGNNSFTECLYFGKPAIIMPYVWDGHDNATRVEETGHGFGMPRYEWTDAELIAKIEACLTDPAMKAKLAKTSAQMRAQNGPEKAAGLLEALL
- a CDS encoding ABC transporter ATP-binding protein; its protein translation is MSEPRTLLAIDKVSKNFGRVTAVDGISLDIRENEFFALLGPSGCGKTTLLRMLAGFETPNDGRILLDGSDIAKTPPNKRPVNLMFQSYALFPHMSVRANVSYGLEMERLPAAEIRSRVDAILATTELVPFADRKPEQLSGGQKQRVALARALVKRPRLLLLDEPLGALDKKLRGAMQLELKRLQHEVGITFVIVTHDQEESLVMADRMAVLKDGKLLQCDTPHAIYEHPADRFVADFIGVMNFVPGKAAADGVVAADGARISGKVPATLSPEASAVASVRPERIRLFPSAETANRTTGTVEALAYQGLDLQLHVRTPLSPKPFLVRVTADAADRRPVSSGDQVELGWDAADVRIFAE
- a CDS encoding ABC transporter permease, whose protein sequence is MAERSPATRRALWIVLSLVFAFLYIPIAVLVALSFNEGGLPTAWSGFSLKWYVSLAGNSAILSAALNTLIVALVSTAIATLLGTLLAIGIEIRRQYGKGLEALIFAPMIIPDIVLAIALLSFFSMLNLTMGLHTIILAHVVFNLAFVCSVVRARLKSFDWSIVEASADLGASALTTFRRVTLPVIAPAVIAGALLAFTLSVDEFIIAFFTAGAGRASTTLPMQIYAMIRFGITPEINALATIVMAVSITALTLSQRLNRGVIGQ
- a CDS encoding ABC transporter permease produces the protein MAPALAWLAALMVVPCALVLALAFFRRGIYGGIEYTFTLENFGLVFDPLYAGIFLNSARIAGTATLIAVVIGYAAAYAISAAPRRLQPIFLFFAVLPFWSNYLIRTYAWIVLLNREGLITQLLRWFGYTGEPPSMLYTEGAVIAGLVYNYLPFVILACYAPLSRLNPELAEASRDLGASAITTFRRVILPLTVPGIAAGAVFVFVLSIGNFVTPALLGGGRFQMIGNLVYDQFLTANDWPFGAALAMALIAIMLLVLTAQALAANRASGHTAQAGGDTDG
- a CDS encoding spermidine/putrescine ABC transporter substrate-binding protein; the encoded protein is MTATSLRRRALKTSSIALGLALALSAPAMAADLVISNWDGYMAPDAMAAFKTATGVSGEVVVHATNEEIMGKLIAAGGKGYDVVFVSSPFAEVLNKLGLTEPIDHAKIPNLTNLYPEATKLPHDVGNAFSVPYTWGTTGLCYRSDLVKTAPTSWSDLLAPSDELKGKTTMLATDRWLLAAGQLDKGYSVNETDPAKMAEVKDLLISAKKTLLAYDDTTFYSKLVSGEALMVQAWDGWCNYGIAEKPEIKYVIPKEGSDLWVDTMVVMKASANKDAAFQFINFMLDAKNHAWAAQNIDYKVPNKPAMESLPADFLAKFPNMAMPVSDLVKFEQLRDVGDAQRDYSKIVSEIKAAQ
- a CDS encoding GntR family transcriptional regulator, with amino-acid sequence MQAVARRPRTNHLDLAQRILDVARQRGFEPGARLPEQQIASLCNVSRTPVRAALGLLAERGVVRWEADSGYHLAIDLTAQASVATELPAAEEDELAGAILRDRSARRLDQTVTVAGLMRRYSAERKTVLKALNKLTDENLLDRAPGQSWLFRRTPDDPEAQGDSYEFRLLLEPAAILTPGFRLDGARAATLRQGMEALVALPDAAFDTREFQRLDIDFHGMLAEGCANRFVADALADHLRLRRLPGIYAGVNVFRLRQSLREHLVILDHLESLQYEVAADLLRIHLRLSRNQRPQAASRGAPALFGMISRPD